The Naumovozyma castellii chromosome 2, complete genome sequence CTAGGTTTATGAAAGAGGATACGTGCaaaattcattctttgCTTTTCACCACCACTCAGTACATCCTTCCAGTCAGCTACATTATCTAAATATGAAAATCCTGTACctcttttcaaaagataatCCAAATGAACTTCTGCCATAATTTGAACTAATTGAGCATCTTTAATGCCCCTATCATAGAATTCATCGGATGACATTGGGTATATAATCTGGTCCCTCAATGTTCCTCCCCTAGTAAAGTACGGTTTCTGTGGAACACAGAATAGATTATCTTCAGCAGGAATGGATAAGAGACCATTCTTATTATAAATTGGCCAAATCTCAGCAATTATCCTTTGAATTGAAGTTTTACCACAGCTATTTGGACCTAATATTAACAAACTTGAACCAGGGCCTTGAAAAAATGGGAATGTCGTATCATTCATCTCCTTTATATCCAACATAGATTCTgcctttgaagaaatagGATCTACAAACGTAGGAATTTGGAAAGTAAGCTTCCTAATTAATTTGATACCATCGCCTGCTTGATTTGAGGGTATGATTacatcaatattttctaatcttataccattgaaatttctttgtaCTGTGCCCCTAATTATATCTTCTTTTTGGGATTGATACTTGCCAATTTTCAATGTATCGTCTGTCTTCTTTACAGCAAGTTCGTTGGTAATAAGTTGCTTATTTGACACTGATGCCACTGCCCCataattgaatttgttggAATGCACTCTGTGTAAAGCTgctaataatgaaaatattctgTTTGTATATCCCGTAAGTTGTGAAATATCCTTAATTGAATGCATTAATCTTGAACCTGCATCAGCAAGAGAAAGCATTAAACGTTTATTAACAATAAAATCTCTCatgtttgtttgttctgCATTAACACCAGAAGAAATAGTAGTCAAGACTATGGGGATCGATGCAAACACATAACCTAAACCAGACCAAGTATactttaaaatataatcttGAAGGATGTTGTAACAAAATTTCCTCTTGCTGACATTCAACATTCTTTCCATTAAGGTTTCGTACAATTCTTTCActttaattctttccaCTGGTGTTCCTTGATAGAAAGCTACTTCCtcattgttattaattaaattcaaatgataaCTGTAATAATCTCCATCAGCAGCGGAGCTTGCACTTGCTAATTTACCTAAAGGAGGAGTGTATCGTCTCAAGATATAACCTGTGacaaaataattaaagaatatacCAGCTACACCAAATGATCCTAAATTATCACGCAAGTAAACagaaaagaagatcaaATCAATGACAGGTTTAGCAATATTAGCAAACACAGAGCAAGTAGCATCACAAAATCTGGTAATATCGTTGGAAATGGAGTtgtcaatattttttatgaCTGACGATGAAGCCTTAGTATCAAACATTAATTTGTAAAATGACAGCTTTTTGTCCAGATATATATCATGAATATATCTCGTTAAGTTTACTCTAAAATTCAAACTTAGCTTTCTTTGTAGCAATTTTATGGCACTGTTTGTATATGAAGCTGGAATAGCAATTAGAAACCAAATAGCTAAATCTAACAGAAATCTCTTACCTCTTCCAGcaataatatctttaacAATCTGACCATCTAATTTTGCCACGAACAAGGAGAGCCAAGTTCTCATAACTAGAAATCCAATCTGTAAAGTTAACAAAATGGAATTCTTATGCCAAAGGGTTGGAATCAATATTCTAAATAAGACattcatttgatttaaaaatttggaataaaaCAACTGGGAATTTTTACCCCTTTCCAATTCGACATTTTTAAATAGAAATTTATCATGTTCGTaaacatcatcatctttggGAGGtatcaatatcttctttcttctatgatctttatccaattcattagaATCTAAAGAGCTCTTTTCAGAAATATACATGATCCTTGCCCCTGTCGCCAGTTGAGTTTGTGACCTTGTTCTCCTCAAAGGTGGTATTTTCCTTCTATCATGGGAATACCTATACATGGAAAGCACTTTGATAATTATTTGGTACCCACCATATGACACACCAGATAAAACAGTCAGCGATGACAGGATAATGGAACTGAGCAGAATCTGGgctcttcttttccttctttgaGGAACTGAAGAGGATTTAACTAGAACCAAAAGATGTCGTAGAAGGAGTGTAATATATGATCTTAAGGTTACTTCTTTCAACTGAAGACCTATGCATTGTGAGTGCAGACGCAACACTAATTGTTGTACCCTATTTCCTAAGGGTGCTTTAGTTTCTACCATGATTGTACTGGAGTTTTTAGTGTTTGGGAAGTCCCTATCTGTTCAtaaattgttgttgtccctgtatatatatatatttctccATAACGTTGGAGTATGATTAGCCGCCCAAAGTTAGGGGAGTCTTGTTTCCGGCGTTTATGATTCGACGACcgaaaataaatttattaccCGGATAAAAAGAAGATTACATAATCACAATAGAACAATGTATTACCTaattaatcaattaataatcTACAAATACTGAAATACTCCCTCTTTTATGAATTTCTCGAGACAGTaactttttttcttattcaaGGAGACCAGTCCAATTCAGGCTTTAAGTTTACTAAGATCAATGGCTTTTGAAGGTACTTTACATCAATATTATCCACCACATGTGGCATTTGAATTTGCTCCTactaagaagaagaatgcGTTCATCATGATCGGTGGAATGACGGATGGTATAGCTACAGTTCCATACTGTACTAAGTTGCCCGAGGTGGTAGGGCCCCTGGGTTATTCCGTATTCTCCATTCAAATGACAAGTAGTTTCAAGGGGTTCGGTATTTCTTCTCTGGATCAAGATATTCATGAGATTAAGGCCTTAATCAAATACTTGAGATCTGAACAAGGTGGTGCTAGAGagaaaataattattatgGGACATTCTACGGGGGCTCAAGATGTGATTCATTTCCTTTTACATTATTCCGATTTGGTAGATGGAGCCATATTGCAAGGTTCTTGTTCTGATAGAGAATCATTCGATCCCTCTGTGGACCCTAAGGtatttcaaaagatgaATGAGGATGCATGGGAGTTGGTGCAGAATGGGAAGAAGGATCAATTGCTGAGCTCGGAATATTCAAAGCATATCATTGATACTCCAATAACTGCCTACAGATGGTGCTCTTTGATGATAAAGGGTGGTGACGATGATTACTTTTCCAGTGATTTATCTGATGAAACATTCAAGACTACTTTTGGTAAGATTAGTAAACCTTTCTTGATTGCTTATTCTGGTGCAGATGAATTTGTTCCAAAGACCATTGACAAGCAAAAATTATTGCAAAGATGGGAATGTGTAAGTAATGCCAAATACTGGTCTAAAAATTCTGGATTGGTAGAGGGCGCCTCTCATTTCGTAGAAAAGCCAAAACCACAACAGATtctattcaagaaaattcaGAGTTTTATTAGAGAATTCTCCTTATAGAATACacattatatatatatatatatatatatatatgtcAAAGCTTAATTAGTATTCTCTATAAGGGACTATCAAAGGGAGatttttgtaaaattttatatacCTTTAGGGATCTGTAGTACTTACCTTCAAACAGGATTCAATAGGCAAATGAGTTGCTGGTGTATTAACATCCTCAGGAAGGTCCACACCTCTAGCCAATTTAGTCAAATCAAAGTCAGGATGGGAAGTTACATATCCAAAATGAATGTTTTCGTCATTTGTATACTCAGGTCTTTTAATTCTTTGTAAAATCTTAAAGCAATTCTGTAAATCATTAACAAAGATGTCATCTACTTCATAATATACATTTCCAACGATTCCCCGTAGCATAATGGCTACCAAAAAATAAGTTTCATAACCAGTGCCATAATCGAAACAGTGCAACTGCCATTGTATTGTTGCTCCTgttgaattcatcaatctCGAAACTTCCATTGGCATAGGATCTCCTATCTCCTGCTTTAAATGCAAGCAAAACCAATGTACAATGTCAGCACAAAGTTTTTGAGTTCCGTCTGAATTGAATGCAATGAAAAAAACTGGTGGGATCAAATCGATTGAACTCCAAAAGTTTTCATAACGAATATTGGGTTGATTTGTCTTCCCATCGTAGGTGGGTTCACATTCTAGTTTCTTCAACTCGAGGGAGCTTGTTTCAGATGAAAGAATATCGCAAACCTTGGTGTTCCCTCCGTATTGTTTTAGTAATGGCTGAAAGTTTCCTGAATTAAGTTGATGGCCTTCCTGTCTAAACATAAAGAGAGTTGGGTTCTCACAACCGTATGGGCCACGAATAATAAGGACTCGTTCTCTTTCGGAGGAAGGACGTTTGTTATTATTGCGAAAGGAAGGTGGTGTGTTTTCaacatattcaaattcacCCAAAGCTTGCATGTCCTTACAGATACTTGAAAGCGTCGGATTATCCGAAACAGTGCACTTGTAATAATCGTTAAACTTCCAAGATCCTTCCGATACTTTTGTTATCGTTTCTGGACAACAATAGTGATCCTCTATCAATTCCTCTACCAGTTCCTCTATTTCTTCCTCCAGTGTTTGATTTCGTCCAAAGATGGCATCgtcttcctcatcatcgtcaAGGTCAACCTGAGTCGCATCTTCAGTAAGATCAGAGTCTGCAAAGAGGCTTGTTAAAAATTGCCAGAATGAGTCACTTTGCGAAGACATTATTCAATGTTGCTCTTGTTTTGGGTCAGCATtaaaagaggaagaatgGCAGTTTTCCCACACCCAAAATATTACCTGAATAATTGCAAAAAGGTATAACGTTGAAAAGTCCGACCATAATAACCATCACCCGGAGTACGGCGCACCTGTCAAGAAGTAAAACAGGGCATTCCATCCATACACCGCACCCAGACTAGCATGGAAAAGTTAGGGTTGTCaccaaaagaaaaagatgCCATATTATATCTATTAACAGCTTACGTAAGGAACATTTTAAAACTTACACAAGCCGAACATGAAAACGACACAAAATATAAGTGGTTTACGAGTTTAACTGAATGTCCCACTAGAAGTAAACTGCACATGTTCATTCAGAAAACAAAAAGTTCAACGGTTTTTTAGAATGGAGTTTCTACAGTTGTCATTCCACAATGAATCTCTATCAGATTTGCAGGACCTAAATTTTTACCAATTTGCCAATAATATTAGGCACAACATCAATTTCCCAAAGATAGAGGTAGTTTTTATCTGTTATATGATCAACTCCGAACtcaaaaccaaaattaATGA is a genomic window containing:
- the PXA1 gene encoding ATP-binding cassette long-chain fatty acid transporter PXA1 (ancestral locus Anc_8.661): MVETKAPLGNRVQQLVLRLHSQCIGLQLKEVTLRSYITLLLRHLLVLVKSSSVPQRRKRRAQILLSSIILSSLTVLSGVSYGGYQIIIKVLSMYRYSHDRRKIPPLRRTRSQTQLATGARIMYISEKSSLDSNELDKDHRRKKILIPPKDDDVYEHDKFLFKNVELERGKNSQLFYSKFLNQMNVLFRILIPTLWHKNSILLTLQIGFLVMRTWLSLFVAKLDGQIVKDIIAGRGKRFLLDLAIWFLIAIPASYTNSAIKLLQRKLSLNFRVNLTRYIHDIYLDKKLSFYKLMFDTKASSSVIKNIDNSISNDITRFCDATCSVFANIAKPVIDLIFFSVYLRDNLGSFGVAGIFFNYFVTGYILRRYTPPLGKLASASSAADGDYYSYHLNLINNNEEVAFYQGTPVERIKVKELYETLMERMLNVSKRKFCYNILQDYILKYTWSGLGYVFASIPIVLTTISSGVNAEQTNMRDFIVNKRLMLSLADAGSRLMHSIKDISQLTGYTNRIFSLLAALHRVHSNKFNYGAVASVSNKQLITNELAVKKTDDTLKIGKYQSQKEDIIRGTVQRNFNGIRLENIDVIIPSNQAGDGIKLIRKLTFQIPTFVDPISSKAESMLDIKEMNDTTFPFFQGPGSSLLILGPNSCGKTSIQRIIAEIWPIYNKNGLLSIPAEDNLFCVPQKPYFTRGGTLRDQIIYPMSSDEFYDRGIKDAQLVQIMAEVHLDYLLKRGTGFSYLDNVADWKDVLSGGEKQRMNFARILFHKPRFVVLDEATNAISADMEDHLFNILKKYRFNFITISQRPALIEYHDLLLEILEEGGSWRLQTLGTDEAITSIDNEIDSLEKKLANVSQWELEREKLKTVLSVV
- the NCAS0B01540 gene encoding uncharacterized protein, with the translated sequence MAFEGTLHQYYPPHVAFEFAPTKKKNAFIMIGGMTDGIATVPYCTKLPEVVGPLGYSVFSIQMTSSFKGFGISSLDQDIHEIKALIKYLRSEQGGAREKIIIMGHSTGAQDVIHFLLHYSDLVDGAILQGSCSDRESFDPSVDPKVFQKMNEDAWELVQNGKKDQLLSSEYSKHIIDTPITAYRWCSLMIKGGDDDYFSSDLSDETFKTTFGKISKPFLIAYSGADEFVPKTIDKQKLLQRWECVSNAKYWSKNSGLVEGASHFVEKPKPQQILFKKIQSFIREFSL